GTTTCTCGGGCGGAACTATGTGCTGGAGAACCGGCCTCTGCGGGAGTTTGAGGCGCACTGCGAGGCCGTCGCCCGGGGGATTCCCGCGCCGATCCCCCTGGGGGTCTCGTGGCAACGGACCGGCGGGTTTCTGCGCGGCGCGCTGGCCACGGAGGCCGTGGACGCCCCCGACCTGCTGGCCTGGCTGCGCGCGCCCAACCATGCCGACCCCGAGACGCGCGCGGAGACCCTCCGCCGCTGCGGCGCGGTGGTCCGGAAGATGCACGATGCCGGCGTCTGGCACGCGGACCTCCAGGTAAAGAACCTGCTGGTTTCCCCGGAGGGTCCGATGCTGATAGACTTCGACGGCGCACGGGTCGGGGCACCCCCCGGCGGCCTGAACCGGGCACGGAACCTGCTGCGTTTCCGGCGGTCGCTGGAGCGGCGCGGACTGCAGCCGGCACTGTTCACCGCGTTTCTGGAGGGATACGGCCCCGCCGTGATCCCGGGCTGGCTGGAGGTGGCGTACCGTCTGCGGGGTGCGGGAAGAAAAGGCGTTTCTGAATGACCGATGCCGGAAACACACCGGACCCCATGTGCCCGGAGAACTTCCGCGTGGAGCGCGCGCCGGGAAAGGCGATGTACCTCCGCAACGATGTCACCGACGCCCAGCTCCAGACGCTGCTGAACCATCCCGGGGAGCCCATCAAGACCTCGCCCAAGGCGAAAGTGCGCCGCGTGGGCCACTGGGTGGTCAAAGAGAGCGCGGGGCCCCTCCCCGTGGCTGCGGCGCGGAACACCCTCCAGCGCGAGAAACGCCGGCACGCCTGGCTGGCCGCCCTGCGCCTCCGCGCGCACGGGGTGCGCGTGCCGGAACCCCTCGCGTTCATCGAGCACTCGCGGCTGGGGGTCGTCACCGCCACGGTCCATGTGTTCCAGTATCTGGACGGGTTCCGCGACGTGGAGCGGCACCTGCTTCATCTCGTGAAAAGCGGGGCGGGACCGGATGCCTTCGCGGCCTTCCTCGACCACCTCGCCGATGCCGTGAACGGGCTGGCGGAGGCGAACGCCTACCACGCCGACCTGTCGGGAAAGAACATCTTCACCCGCGACGGCGCGCGCTTCTACTTCATAGACCTCGACGCCGTCACCCTGGACTGCGCGTATGACGAGGAAAAACGGCTGAAGAACCATATCCAGCTCTACGACTCTTTCTGCGACGCCCTGGGCGACGTGCTGCTGGTGCCCTTCCTCCAGAAGATGCTCCCCCCGGAGATCGACCCGCGCACCTGGATGCCCCGGGTCCGCGACGGCCAGCGCGAACGCCGCATGCGCATCGAGGCCAAATGGGACAAACAGGGCGTCCGACCCCGCCGCATCCGCGACGAGCTCCCCCCGGTGGAGTAGGTCCGCCCCCGCCCATCTGCGCACCTCTGCGCAATCCGCGGACGGCCTCCTGCCCGACGGTCCTCCCTACTCCCCGCCGATGCGGTAGAGCATCAGCATGCCGGGCTCCGGGTAGGACTCCCTGGGCCTGTCGCGGTTTTTTTTCATGGTCTCCCATCGGAGGACATAGGTGCCGCCGCCGGTGTTTTCGCCCGTGTCGGCGCACCAGTTGACCTGCATGTCCGGGTGGTCAGTGGTGACTTTGGAAAGAGAAGCCGGACGGGACGCCGGCCTGTCCAACGGCCCGACGGTTTTCAGGGTCTCCTCATCCAGCAGCCAGCCGCCTTCGCCGAGTTTCACATGGCTCCAGGTCTGCGCGAGGCGCCCCTCCCCCTCCGGCGCCACAGACCCCACGCCCACCTCAGGCACGATGGTTCCGCCGCCCTCAAACCACCAGCGGTAATCCCATTCGCTGGCCTGACGGATGACCCATTTGTCGTCCTCCAGCCGGGCGTTGTAGAGCTGGGTGATCCCGTTGGCGTCGAACTTGTGGTAGGAGATGATCACCCGGTTCTTGGAGTCGAAGCCGATCTTGTGGTTGCCGTTGATCATGCCGCCCTTGACGGGCACGGGGTCCACAATGTCGCAGTCCGCCAGTTTGATGGGCAGGGGCAGGGCGTTGCCCCGGCTGTCCTCCCAGTGGACCAGGTCGCGGCTGCGCGCGTAGGACAGGTCGTGGTTGCTCTCGCAGCCGTAATGGTCGCGCCAGACCCAGCACAGGTGGAAAAGCCCGTCCGGCCCCCTGACCGGTCCCTGGAAATAGGCGTTCATCAGCCCCTCGCCGTCCGTCAGGGGGCTGGCCAGCAGACGCCGCCACTTTTCGGTCTGGACGTCGTAGGCGTTGTAAACCTGGTTGCCCTCGCCGCTCTTGCCGTCGCGGTAGGTGAAGACCAGTTCATTCTCCGCGCCCCGGAGGAACTGCGGATAGGTGCATTTGTCCTCGTTCGGGCCGACCATGTTGTGGATG
This genomic interval from Candidatus Hydrogenedentota bacterium contains the following:
- a CDS encoding phosphotransferase; the protein is MPRLPKEIECLYAAQSAGDVSLVTRREGAEAVVRALTEVETASADIEGGRGALFRFSWLPGRDGLVRPCRRGGVMRFLGRNYVLENRPLREFEAHCEAVARGIPAPIPLGVSWQRTGGFLRGALATEAVDAPDLLAWLRAPNHADPETRAETLRRCGAVVRKMHDAGVWHADLQVKNLLVSPEGPMLIDFDGARVGAPPGGLNRARNLLRFRRSLERRGLQPALFTAFLEGYGPAVIPGWLEVAYRLRGAGRKGVSE